CCAAATACCGAAAATTCTTATGAAATTCAAAGCAATTCTGACATATCTACCAGACGAGAAGTTTTCAGATTGTGTGTAGAAAAAGATTGGATTCTAACTCAAATGACACCGATTGAGACAAAACTCGAAGATGTTTTCCACACTTTGACAATTAATTAATACGATTTTAAATTTCAAAAAAAATATAATGAGACAGATTTGGATAATAACAAAACGTGAATTAAATTCATTTTTCGATTCACTCATGGCATATATCATGCTCATAGCTTTTCTTGGTTTTAGCGGATTTTTCACATGGCTTTACGCTTCCGACATATTTTTTGTAAATCAAGCAAGTCTTCAATCGTTCTTCGGAATTGCATATTGGACACTTTTCTTTTTTATTCCGGCTCTCACTATGGGATTGCTTGCCGAAGAAACACGTTCGGGAACTATCGAGCTTATACTAACAAAACCCATCAACAACTGGCAATTGATTTTCGGTAAATTCCTTTCAACTTTATTACTGATTTTTATTGCTTTACTTCTCACTCTATCATATTATATAACTGTTGCAAATATAGGACCCGTAGATCATGGAGCAGTATGGACTGGCTATCTTGGATTACTTTTGATGAGTGCAACTTATATAGCAATAGGTATTTTTGCAAGTAGTGTTTCGAACAACCAAATAGTTGGATTTTTATTAGCCTTATTCATTGGTATATTATTTCATATAATTTTTGGATTATTAGCAAAAAATTTCACTGGTTTTATTGGCGAAATTTTAAATTATCTTAGTCTTTCGACACATTTTGAATCTATTTCACGAGGAGTGATAGACTCAAAAGACGTGATATATTTTCTTTCGATAGTTGCTCTTGCCCTTTTCGGTACAGAAACTGTTTTGAAAAAACGAAAGAACTAA
This sequence is a window from Bacteroidota bacterium. Protein-coding genes within it:
- a CDS encoding ABC transporter permease subunit; the encoded protein is MRQIWIITKRELNSFFDSLMAYIMLIAFLGFSGFFTWLYASDIFFVNQASLQSFFGIAYWTLFFFIPALTMGLLAEETRSGTIELILTKPINNWQLIFGKFLSTLLLIFIALLLTLSYYITVANIGPVDHGAVWTGYLGLLLMSATYIAIGIFASSVSNNQIVGFLLALFIGILFHIIFGLLAKNFTGFIGEILNYLSLSTHFESISRGVIDSKDVIYFLSIVALALFGTETVLKKRKN